One Anthonomus grandis grandis chromosome 12, icAntGran1.3, whole genome shotgun sequence DNA window includes the following coding sequences:
- the LOC126743224 gene encoding cytochrome b-c1 complex subunit 7-like has translation MSIQRRFMSSWKEWAYKLSGFNKYGLWRDDLLNETMDVDVAQALKRLPPNVLEERNFRILRAVQLSIRKEVLPKESWTKLEEDKLYLTPMVEQCAKERKEQEEWNRDN, from the exons ATGTCGATCCAAAGGCGTTTCATGTCGTCCTGGAAAGAGTGGGCCTACAAACTGTCCGGTTTCAACAAGTACGGCCTATGGAGGGACGATTTACTAAACGAAACTATGGACGTGGATGTGGCGCAGGCGCTCAAACGTTTGCCGCCGAACGTTCTGGAAGAGAGGAACTTCAG gATTTTACGAGCGGTCCAGCTGTCCATAAGGAAGGAGGTGTTGCCCAAGGAGTCCTGGACCAAGCTGGAGGAGGACAAGTTGTATTTGACCCCCATGGTGGAGCAATGCGCCAAAGAGAGAAAGGAGCAAGAGGAATGGAATCGGGATAATTAA